A genome region from Ptiloglossa arizonensis isolate GNS036 chromosome 4, iyPtiAriz1_principal, whole genome shotgun sequence includes the following:
- the LOC143146236 gene encoding SPRY domain-containing SOCS box protein 3 — MNFEDDFILQSRNESYSFCNCKWQQHDCSCGENNVHEWAWDREEASYDVVLSKQNLQVEFHNKYSSGTAAVRGNKLLERGKHHYWEVKILTIPYGTDIMVGIGTNKVDFDAKRDIFCSLLGLDQESFGFSYHGYVQHGGIKCQYGSRFGQGSLVGIYLNTWRGTLEFFLNRKPLGIAFTGLQDIMLYPMVSSSAAQSKVRLTHSCSIPASLQVECLAVLKSSQREYLVAMFPGLRHLSESIFADILKKECCDSEDEKDDFKFLTNCIILDDFDYVLVGINRKKKK, encoded by the exons ATGAATTTTGAGGATGATTTTATACTACAATCGCGTAATGAGAGTTACAGTTTTTGCAACTGCAAGTGGCAACAGCATGATTGTAGCTGTGGTGAAAATAATG TACATGAATGGGCATGGGATAGAGAAGAAGCCTCATATGATGTTGTTTTATCAAAACAAAATTTACAAGTTGAATTTCATAACAAGTACAGTAGTGGTACAGCAGCTGTGAGAGGTAATAAATTACTAGAAAGAGGAAAACATCATTATTGGGAAGTTAAAATACTCACTATTCCTTATGGAAcagatatt aTGGTTGGAATTGGAACAAATAAAGTGGATTTTGATGCTAAGAGGGACATTTTTTGTTCTTTGCTTGGGCTTGATCAAGAATCTTTTGGTTTCTCTTATCACGGATATGTACAACATGGTGGTATAAAATGCCAGTATGGTTCTCGCTTTGGACAAGGTAGTTTAGTTGGCATATACTTGAATACATGGAGAGGCACTTTAGAATTTTTCCTTAATAGGAAACCTCTTG GTATTGCTTTTACTGGATTACAAGATATTATGTTATATCCTATGGTAAGCTCTTCAGCAGCACAAAGTAAGGTGAGATTAACTCATAGTTGTTCGATACCAGCATCATTACAAGTAGAATGCCTGGCAGTTTTAAAATCTTCGCAAAGGGAATACTTGGTAGCTATGTTTCCTGGACTACGACATCTGTCGGAGAGTATTTTTGCagatatattaaaaaaaga ATGTTGTGATAGTGAAGATGAGAAGGATGATTTTAAGTTCCTGACAAATTGCATAATTTTGGATGATTTTGACTATGTTCTCGTAGGCattaatcgaaagaaaaagaagtga
- the LOC143145123 gene encoding uncharacterized protein LOC143145123 isoform X1, with protein sequence MHVRRTSPTRFTEVRDLWKSLNRRAPGTLLNLSLADEMQMRVSRREGRRIVWIRCPMLLALGLLLVLSDAGALHQESNVLPYKNSSFEFTRTNHGHGISVTRILQDGELERVVRWHGICAKETVVNWGDTDVALRQVWLQEIGRKLHLIYEGGTLTDCVDEKLTDGDERSCSSSAHTDDYDVQASIEVFEVDDNEKDAPRIPRDLSWLTSASELRHRCAHVRTRARNQVIAQHRRRKYAKFLNATNTSRKQRRGKSRSRRDLLMIPGTQWCGRGHRATKYTNLGGFGTADACCRRHDTACPFFVPAFETRYGIFNWGISSMMHCACDERFRTCLKMAGTASANFIGKIFFDVLRTKCFVLKPQKVCSKWSWMGKCQRHEYRKQGHVRDNVPY encoded by the exons ATGCACGTTCGCCGTACGAGTCCAACGCGGTTCACGGAGGTGCGCGATTTATGGAAGAGCTTGAACCGACGCGCCCCGGGGACACTTTTGAATCTTTCGCTCGCGGATGAGATGCAGATGAGGGTGTCACGAAG GGAAGGAAGGCGAATCGTTTGGATCCGGTGTCCGATGCTGCTGGCATTGGGTCTGCTCTTGGTGCTGTCGGACGCCGGAGCTCTTCATCAGGAATCGAACGTCCTGCCTTACAAGAACAGCTCGTTCGAATTCACCAGGACCAATCACGGCCACGGTATTTCGGTCACCAGGATCCTCCAGGACGGCGAACTCGAACGAGTCGTGCGCTGGCACGGGATATGTGCCAAAGAGACAGTCGTCAATTGGGG AGATACGGACGTAGCACTGAGGCAAGTCTGGCTACAGGAGATCGGCAGAAAGTTGCATTTGATATACGAGGGCGGCACGCTGACCGACTGCGTCGACGAGAAACTCACCGACGGGGACGAGAGATCGTGCTCGTCGAGCGCCCACACCGACGATTACGATGTCCAGGCGTCGATCGAGGTGTTCGAGGTGGACGACAACGAGAAGGACGCGCCGAGGATCCCGCGGGACCTCTCCTGGCTCACGTCCGCATCCGAGTTGCGTCATCGGTGCGCCCACGTGAGGACAAGAGCGAGGAATCAAGTAATCGCCCAGCATCGTCGCAG GAAGTACGCGAAATTTCTGAACGCGACGAACACCAGTCGGAAACAGAGAAGGGGCAAGAGTCGGTCACGGAGGGACCTGCTGATGATCCCTGGTACACAATGGTGCGGGCGCGGTCATCGTGCGACCAAATACACGAATTTGGGCGGCTTCGGGACAGCGGACGCTTGTTGCCGTAGACACGACACCGCGTGCCCGTTCTTCGTGCCAGCGTTCGAGACGCGTTACGGCATCTTCAATTGGGGCATCTCGAGCATGATGCACTGTGCCTGCGACGAACG TTTCCGTACGTGCCTGAAGATGGCGGGAACGGCGTCCGCCAATTTCATCGGGAAGATCTTCTTCGACGTCCTACGTACGAAATGTTTCGTTCTGAAACCGCAGAAGGTCTGCTCGAAATGGTCCTGGATGGGCAAATGCCAACGTCACGAGTACCGAAAGCAAGGCCACGTTCGCGACAATGTTCCTTATTAA
- the Ogg1 gene encoding 8-oxoguanine DNA glycosylase isoform X1: MMKICENEVKTKQGEILCASTELDLGITLKGGQSFRWFPYNNGYRGVFDGCVWTLTQNDTHLSYVVQGPLVNSKNYDEILSRYFRLDVSLNNLYEKWAASDQYFKNVSSQINGVRILNQEAIENVFSFICSSNNNIQRISGMIEKLCSLFGEKICSIKNVNYYNFPSVKALAEENVELKLKEEKFGYRAGYIANAAKSLMKLGGKQWLLNLHEEKNVSYTKAREQLISLPGIGPKVADCICLMSLGHLEAIPVDTHIFQIARANYLPHLKQQKTVTPKIHKEVSSHLRELWGPFAGWAQAVVFCAKINHNDTTMPSKKKRKTSTNDKSLKPSCKKR; this comes from the exons ATGATGaagatttgtgaaaatgaagTAAAGACGAAACAAGGTGAAATTCTTTGTGCATCGACGGAATTGGACCTGGGCATCACTTTAAAAGGAGGCCAAAGTTTTAG ATGGTTTCCTTACAATAATGGTTATAGAGGAGTGTTTGATGGATGCGTTTGGACCCTAACACAAAATGATACGCATTTGTCTTACGTTGTACAAGGTCCACTAGTAAATTCTAAAAATTATGACGAGATTCTATCTAGGTACTTTAGACTAGATGTATCATTGAATAATCTGTATGAAAAATGGGCTGCATCGgatcaatattttaaaaatgtttctagTCAAATAAACGGTGTTAGGATCTTGAATCAAGAAGCAATTGAGAATGTATTCTCTTTCATATGCAGTTCAAATAACAATATACAAAG GATAtcaggaatgatagagaaattaTGTTCATTGTttggtgaaaaaatttgttcgatcaAAAATgtgaattattacaattttccatCTGTTAAAGCATTAGCAGAGGAAAAtgttgaattaaaattgaaggaaGAAAAATTTGGATATCGTGCAGGATATATAGCAAATGCAGCAAAAAGTTTAATGAAACTGGGTGGAAAACAATGGCTTTTAAATCTACATGAAGAAAAGAATGTATCATATACTAAAGCTAGAGAACAATTGATTAGTCTTCCAGGAATTGGACCAAAAGTTGCAGATTGTATATGCTTGATGTCGTTGGGTCATTTAGAAGCTATCCCTGTAGATACTCATATATTTCAAATTGCTAGGGCAAATTATTTACCGcatttgaagcaacagaaaacaGTGACTCCAAAAATTCATAAAGAAGTCAGCAGTCATTTACGCGAATTATGGGGACCCTTTGCTGGTTGGGCACAAGCTGTGGTTTTTTGTGCAAAAATTAATCATAATGATACTACTATGCcttcgaaaaaaaaacgtaaaactAGTACAAATGATAAATCTCTAAAACCAAGTTGCAAAAAACGTTGA
- the Ewg gene encoding DNA-binding protein Ewg isoform X1, which translates to MVSLPSAESGTMDRISDDDDDEPSSGSETYEEGDLLSAAMDDDVTAQLAAAGWQIKHANGPVGVAAAAAIVSAKKRKRPHSFETNPSIRKRQQNRLLRKLRQTIDEFATRVGQQAVVLVATPGKPNSSYKVFGAKPLEDVVKNLRNVIMEELESALAQQAPPPVQDDPSLYELPPLIIDGIPTPVEKMTQAQLRAFIPLMLKYSTGRGKPGWGRDSTRPPWWPKELPWANVRMDARSEDEKQKISWTHALRQIVINCYKFHGREDLLPAFSEEDDKSNVLIQQSAPHSSSHPSHSSGQGQGGQSQQQQQTMTQYPTAVLQTITNPDGTVSIIQVDPSNPIITLPDGTTAQVQGVATIHTSQGEVQALAEVAGSAEGTSVAVDLNSVTEATLGQDGQIILTGEDGHGYPVSVSGVITVPVSASMYQTMVANIQSDGTMQVVTPMVQVPKVEPGNGETSIEAVTIQGHPMTMINAAGEHQVLQVISLKDANVLTKAMQAEVVKDEDSQQQQTVSSPE; encoded by the exons atggtaTCTCTGCCTAGTGCAGAGTCTGGCACAATGGACAGAATCTcagatgacgatgacgatgagcCAAGTAGTGGGTCTGAAACGTACGAGGAAGGCGACCTCCTTTCAGCTGCCATGGATGATGACGTGACGGCCCAGCTCGCCGCTGCAGGTTGGCAAATCAAACACGCTAATG GCCCTGTTGGCGTAGCCGCAGCCGCCGCCATTGTCTCGGCAAAAAAGAGGAAACGACCTCATAGTTTTGAAACAAATCCCAGCATTAGGAAGAGACAACAAAACAGACTCCTAAGAAAACTCAGA CAAACCATAGATGAGTTTGCAACGCGAGTCGGACAACAAGCAGTAGTATTAGTAGCTACACCTGGAAAGCCAAACAGTAGTTATAAAGTATTTGGAGCGAAACCGTTAGAAGATGTAGTaaaaaatttaaggaatgttatAATGGAAGAACTTGAAAGTGCACTCGCGCAACAAGCTCCACCACCAGTACAAGATGACCCATCTTTATACGAATTACCACCCCTTATAATAGACGGCATACCTACTCCTGTGGAAAAAATGACACAAGCTCAACTCAGGGCGTTTATCCCGTTAATGCTGAAGTATTCTACAGGTAGAGGTAAACCCGGTTGGGGAAGGGATAGTACACGGCCGCCATGGTGGCCGAAAGAACTACCATGGGCAAACGTTCGTATGGATGCAAGGTCTGAAGATGAAAAACAAAag ATTTCTTGGACGCATGCGTTAAGGCAAATTGTAATAAACTGTTATAAATTTCATGGAAGAGAAGATCTTCTACCTGCATTCAGCGAAGAGGATGATAAGTCGAACGTATTGATACAACAGTCTGCTCCTCATTCCTCGTCGCATCCATCGCACTCATCCGGTCAAGGACAAGGTGGACAgtcgcagcaacaacaacagacG ATGACCCAGTACCCAACGGCTGTTTTGCAAACAATAACGAATCCTGACGGTACTGTCTCCATCATTCAAGTGGATCCTAGTAACCCAATAATCACGTTACCAGATGGTACAACGGCTCAAGTCCAAGGCGTTGCTACC ATTCATACGAGTCAAGGGGAAGTTCAAGCTCTCGCCGAAGTAGCAGGTAGCGCAGAGGGTACTAGCGTCGCTGTCGATCTGAACAGTGTCACAGAAGCGACATTAGGTCAAGATGGTCAAATCATTCTCACAGGAGAAGACGGACACG GCTATCCTGTTTCGGTGTCAGGAGTAATAACAGTACCAGTATCTGCTAGTATGTATCAGACTATGGTTGCCAATATTCAAAGTGATGGTACGATGCAAGTAGTCACCCCCATGGTTCAAGTCCCAAAGGTCGAgccaggaaatggagaaactagcaTTGAAGCCGTCACAATTCAGGGGCATCCCATGACAATGATAAATGCAGCAGGTGAACATCAAGTTCTTCAAGTGATATCGTTGAAGGATGCTAACGTCCTCACAAAGGCCATGCAGGCTGAAGTTGTAAAGGACGAGGACAGTCAACAACAACAAACCGTCTCTAGTCCAGAATAA
- the Ewg gene encoding DNA-binding protein Ewg isoform X2, translating to MVSLPSAESGTMDRISDDDDDEPSSGSETYEEGDLLSAAMDDDVTAQLAAAGPVGVAAAAAIVSAKKRKRPHSFETNPSIRKRQQNRLLRKLRQTIDEFATRVGQQAVVLVATPGKPNSSYKVFGAKPLEDVVKNLRNVIMEELESALAQQAPPPVQDDPSLYELPPLIIDGIPTPVEKMTQAQLRAFIPLMLKYSTGRGKPGWGRDSTRPPWWPKELPWANVRMDARSEDEKQKISWTHALRQIVINCYKFHGREDLLPAFSEEDDKSNVLIQQSAPHSSSHPSHSSGQGQGGQSQQQQQTMTQYPTAVLQTITNPDGTVSIIQVDPSNPIITLPDGTTAQVQGVATIHTSQGEVQALAEVAGSAEGTSVAVDLNSVTEATLGQDGQIILTGEDGHGYPVSVSGVITVPVSASMYQTMVANIQSDGTMQVVTPMVQVPKVEPGNGETSIEAVTIQGHPMTMINAAGEHQVLQVISLKDANVLTKAMQAEVVKDEDSQQQQTVSSPE from the exons atggtaTCTCTGCCTAGTGCAGAGTCTGGCACAATGGACAGAATCTcagatgacgatgacgatgagcCAAGTAGTGGGTCTGAAACGTACGAGGAAGGCGACCTCCTTTCAGCTGCCATGGATGATGACGTGACGGCCCAGCTCGCCGCTGCAG GCCCTGTTGGCGTAGCCGCAGCCGCCGCCATTGTCTCGGCAAAAAAGAGGAAACGACCTCATAGTTTTGAAACAAATCCCAGCATTAGGAAGAGACAACAAAACAGACTCCTAAGAAAACTCAGA CAAACCATAGATGAGTTTGCAACGCGAGTCGGACAACAAGCAGTAGTATTAGTAGCTACACCTGGAAAGCCAAACAGTAGTTATAAAGTATTTGGAGCGAAACCGTTAGAAGATGTAGTaaaaaatttaaggaatgttatAATGGAAGAACTTGAAAGTGCACTCGCGCAACAAGCTCCACCACCAGTACAAGATGACCCATCTTTATACGAATTACCACCCCTTATAATAGACGGCATACCTACTCCTGTGGAAAAAATGACACAAGCTCAACTCAGGGCGTTTATCCCGTTAATGCTGAAGTATTCTACAGGTAGAGGTAAACCCGGTTGGGGAAGGGATAGTACACGGCCGCCATGGTGGCCGAAAGAACTACCATGGGCAAACGTTCGTATGGATGCAAGGTCTGAAGATGAAAAACAAAag ATTTCTTGGACGCATGCGTTAAGGCAAATTGTAATAAACTGTTATAAATTTCATGGAAGAGAAGATCTTCTACCTGCATTCAGCGAAGAGGATGATAAGTCGAACGTATTGATACAACAGTCTGCTCCTCATTCCTCGTCGCATCCATCGCACTCATCCGGTCAAGGACAAGGTGGACAgtcgcagcaacaacaacagacG ATGACCCAGTACCCAACGGCTGTTTTGCAAACAATAACGAATCCTGACGGTACTGTCTCCATCATTCAAGTGGATCCTAGTAACCCAATAATCACGTTACCAGATGGTACAACGGCTCAAGTCCAAGGCGTTGCTACC ATTCATACGAGTCAAGGGGAAGTTCAAGCTCTCGCCGAAGTAGCAGGTAGCGCAGAGGGTACTAGCGTCGCTGTCGATCTGAACAGTGTCACAGAAGCGACATTAGGTCAAGATGGTCAAATCATTCTCACAGGAGAAGACGGACACG GCTATCCTGTTTCGGTGTCAGGAGTAATAACAGTACCAGTATCTGCTAGTATGTATCAGACTATGGTTGCCAATATTCAAAGTGATGGTACGATGCAAGTAGTCACCCCCATGGTTCAAGTCCCAAAGGTCGAgccaggaaatggagaaactagcaTTGAAGCCGTCACAATTCAGGGGCATCCCATGACAATGATAAATGCAGCAGGTGAACATCAAGTTCTTCAAGTGATATCGTTGAAGGATGCTAACGTCCTCACAAAGGCCATGCAGGCTGAAGTTGTAAAGGACGAGGACAGTCAACAACAACAAACCGTCTCTAGTCCAGAATAA
- the Coq7 gene encoding ubiquinone biosynthesis protein COQ7, mitochondrial, translated as MLHLKQFGVRSACTSTVSGATKSKKILDPIIRVDHAGELGADRIYAGQMAVLGKTSIGPTIQHMWDQEKKHRVKFEELIRKYRIRPTVLTPIWNIAGFALGAGTALMGEKAAMACTVAVETVITEHYNDQLRTLMESDVSLDKEILETIKQCRDEEQEHHDTGIDHGAEQAPFYKALTNVIKFGCKTAISISKVI; from the exons ATGCTGCATCTAAAACAGTTTGGAGTCCGATCGGCCTGTACATCGACAGTTTCGGGAGCAACTAAATCAAAGAAGATATTAGATCCAATTATAAGGGTAGATCATGCTGGAGAATTAGGAGCTGATAGAATTTATGCTGGACAAATGGCCGTTTTAG GTAAAACTTCCATTGGTCCAACTATTCAGCATATGTGGGATCAAGAGAAAAAACATCGCgtaaaatttgaagaattaaTTCGAAAGTATCGTATAAGGCCTACTGTTTTGACTCCTATTTGGAATATTGCTGGCTTTGCTCTTGGCGCTGGTACAGCGCTTATGGGAGAAAAAGCAGCTATGGCTTGTACTGTTGCTGTTGAAACAGTGATTACAGAGCATTACAATGATCAATTACGTACTTTAATGGAAAGTGATGTAAGCTTAGATAAAGAAATACTAGAAACCATAAAACAATGTCGCGACGAAGAACAAGAACATCACGATACAGGCATAGATCATGGCGCGGAACAAGCACCATTTTACAAAGCTTTAACGAACGTTATTAAATTCGGTTGTAAAACTGCTATATCGATATCTAAAGTTATATAA
- the Cox5a gene encoding cytochrome c oxidase subunit 5A gives MLRFVGRRVQSVVRSSIVPRSTAVGVQNVRASHDGPEETEEEFNTRYTNYLGRPELSAWEIRSVWNTLAGTDCVPDPTIICASLQACRRLNDYALSIRILEVVRDKCGSKLKEIYPYILQEIRPTLNELGINTPEELGYDEPELALPSVYDM, from the exons ATGTTGCGTTTTGTGGGAAGACGTGTACAATCTGTTGTAAGGAGTTCAATAGTACCACGAAGTACTGCTGTCGGAGTTCAAAATGTTCGAGCTTCGCACGATGGTCCCGAAGAAACAGAAGAAGAATTCAACACCAGATATACGAATTATCTTGGTCGGCCAGAGTTGAGTGCCTGGGAAATTCGTTCAGTTTGGAACACATTAGCTG GTACAGATTGTGTACCTGATCCAACAATAATTTGTGCATCATTACAGGCTTGTAGACGACTAAATGATTATGCACTTTCTATAAGAATCCTGGAAGTGGTTAGAGACAAATGTGGAAGCAAACTTAAGGAAATTTATCCTTACATTTTACAAGAAATCAGACCTACTTTAAATGAATTAGGTATTAACACACCAGAAGAACTCGGCTATGATGAGCCTGAACTAGCACTCCCGTCAGTTTATGATATGTAA
- the LOC143145123 gene encoding uncharacterized protein LOC143145123 isoform X2: MVNDVADLTLERSVREGRRIVWIRCPMLLALGLLLVLSDAGALHQESNVLPYKNSSFEFTRTNHGHGISVTRILQDGELERVVRWHGICAKETVVNWGDTDVALRQVWLQEIGRKLHLIYEGGTLTDCVDEKLTDGDERSCSSSAHTDDYDVQASIEVFEVDDNEKDAPRIPRDLSWLTSASELRHRCAHVRTRARNQVIAQHRRRKYAKFLNATNTSRKQRRGKSRSRRDLLMIPGTQWCGRGHRATKYTNLGGFGTADACCRRHDTACPFFVPAFETRYGIFNWGISSMMHCACDERFRTCLKMAGTASANFIGKIFFDVLRTKCFVLKPQKVCSKWSWMGKCQRHEYRKQGHVRDNVPY, from the exons ATGGTCAACGACGTCGCGGACCTTACGCTTGAACGGAGTGTACG GGAAGGAAGGCGAATCGTTTGGATCCGGTGTCCGATGCTGCTGGCATTGGGTCTGCTCTTGGTGCTGTCGGACGCCGGAGCTCTTCATCAGGAATCGAACGTCCTGCCTTACAAGAACAGCTCGTTCGAATTCACCAGGACCAATCACGGCCACGGTATTTCGGTCACCAGGATCCTCCAGGACGGCGAACTCGAACGAGTCGTGCGCTGGCACGGGATATGTGCCAAAGAGACAGTCGTCAATTGGGG AGATACGGACGTAGCACTGAGGCAAGTCTGGCTACAGGAGATCGGCAGAAAGTTGCATTTGATATACGAGGGCGGCACGCTGACCGACTGCGTCGACGAGAAACTCACCGACGGGGACGAGAGATCGTGCTCGTCGAGCGCCCACACCGACGATTACGATGTCCAGGCGTCGATCGAGGTGTTCGAGGTGGACGACAACGAGAAGGACGCGCCGAGGATCCCGCGGGACCTCTCCTGGCTCACGTCCGCATCCGAGTTGCGTCATCGGTGCGCCCACGTGAGGACAAGAGCGAGGAATCAAGTAATCGCCCAGCATCGTCGCAG GAAGTACGCGAAATTTCTGAACGCGACGAACACCAGTCGGAAACAGAGAAGGGGCAAGAGTCGGTCACGGAGGGACCTGCTGATGATCCCTGGTACACAATGGTGCGGGCGCGGTCATCGTGCGACCAAATACACGAATTTGGGCGGCTTCGGGACAGCGGACGCTTGTTGCCGTAGACACGACACCGCGTGCCCGTTCTTCGTGCCAGCGTTCGAGACGCGTTACGGCATCTTCAATTGGGGCATCTCGAGCATGATGCACTGTGCCTGCGACGAACG TTTCCGTACGTGCCTGAAGATGGCGGGAACGGCGTCCGCCAATTTCATCGGGAAGATCTTCTTCGACGTCCTACGTACGAAATGTTTCGTTCTGAAACCGCAGAAGGTCTGCTCGAAATGGTCCTGGATGGGCAAATGCCAACGTCACGAGTACCGAAAGCAAGGCCACGTTCGCGACAATGTTCCTTATTAA
- the Shf gene encoding WNT inhibitory factor 1, translated as MQWAAAALASAAIALLLDTAAARHHHRSGNGHKPTGDISLWIDQQQIKMFSGVEMEIFAITEGRVLSYLLDPEFESKLPIIPSEVTYVNFTWKSGVKKYYYNFFRLKSFDESILKTPSITIKTQGRVPKRPKEFSVLLPCSGNNSGIAQLGIGLMIETRKGKPLNGTPLRLNLRKECTVREPNPGPCPDGYLGPPHCKKALCYPNCMNGGNCTAPGVCSCPPGFQGPYCEGGICAEKCLNGGKCVQKDTCECPKGYFGLRCEFSKCVIPCLNGGKCKGNNVCRCPAGFKGDHCEIGRRSPQRSACTRVCRNGTCQPDNTCLCEPGWFGKLCNKNKPWA; from the exons ATGCAGTGGGCCGCAGCCGCCCTGGCCTCGGCGGCGATCGCTCTGCTCCTGGACACGGCGGCCGCGAGGCATCACCATCGTTCCGGCAATGGACACAAACCGACCGGTGACATCTCCCTCTGGATCGACCAACAACAGATTAAAATGTTCAGCG GGGTCGAAATGGAAATATTCGCGATTACCGAAGGCAGGGTATTGTCTTATCTACTGGATCCCGAATTCGAGAGCAAACTTCCGATCATCCCGAGCGAGGTAACGTACGTGAACTTTACATGGAAATCTGGCGTCAAGAAGTACTACTATAATTTTTTTCGACTgaaatcgttcgacgaatcgatcctCAAAACTCCATCCATCACAATCAAAACGCAAGGAAGAGTGCCCAAGAGACCGAAGG AATTCAGCGTCTTATTGCCCTGTTCCGGTAACAACTCGGGTATAGCACAATTGGGCATCGGTCTGATGATCGAGACACGCAAGGGGAAACCTTTAAACGGGACACCCCTTCGTCTTAACCTGAGAAAAGAATGCACCGTGCGCG AACCAAATCCTGGGCCTTGTCCAGATGGATATTTAGGCCCACCCCATTGCAAAAAGGCTCTATGTTATCCAAATTGTATGAATGGTGGTAATTGTACAGCTCCTGGTGTTTGTTCCTGTCCACCAGGATTTCAAGGACCATATTGTGAAGGAG GTATTTGTGCAGAGAAATGTTTAAATGGTGGCAAATGTGTACAAAAAGATACTTGTGAATGTCCAAAAGGTTATTTTGGATTACGCTGTGAATTCT cAAAGTGTGTAATACCTTGTTTGAACGGAGGAAAATGTAAAGGCAACAATGTGTGCAGATGTCCTGCTGGTTTCAAAGGAGATCATTGTGAAATTGGTAGACGATCTCCGCAACGTTCAGCTTGTACAAGAGTATGCAGAAATGGAACTTGTCAACCTGATAATACGTGTCTTTGCGAACCCGGTTGGTTTGGCAAATTGTGCAACAAAAATAAGCCATGGGCTTAA
- the Ogg1 gene encoding 8-oxoguanine DNA glycosylase isoform X2 yields MMKICENEVKTKQGEILCASTELDLGITLKGGQSFRWFPYNNGYRGVFDGCVWTLTQNDTHLSYVVQGPLVNSKNYDEILSSQINGVRILNQEAIENVFSFICSSNNNIQRISGMIEKLCSLFGEKICSIKNVNYYNFPSVKALAEENVELKLKEEKFGYRAGYIANAAKSLMKLGGKQWLLNLHEEKNVSYTKAREQLISLPGIGPKVADCICLMSLGHLEAIPVDTHIFQIARANYLPHLKQQKTVTPKIHKEVSSHLRELWGPFAGWAQAVVFCAKINHNDTTMPSKKKRKTSTNDKSLKPSCKKR; encoded by the exons ATGATGaagatttgtgaaaatgaagTAAAGACGAAACAAGGTGAAATTCTTTGTGCATCGACGGAATTGGACCTGGGCATCACTTTAAAAGGAGGCCAAAGTTTTAG ATGGTTTCCTTACAATAATGGTTATAGAGGAGTGTTTGATGGATGCGTTTGGACCCTAACACAAAATGATACGCATTTGTCTTACGTTGTACAAGGTCCACTAGTAAATTCTAAAAATTATGACGAGATTCTATCTAG TCAAATAAACGGTGTTAGGATCTTGAATCAAGAAGCAATTGAGAATGTATTCTCTTTCATATGCAGTTCAAATAACAATATACAAAG GATAtcaggaatgatagagaaattaTGTTCATTGTttggtgaaaaaatttgttcgatcaAAAATgtgaattattacaattttccatCTGTTAAAGCATTAGCAGAGGAAAAtgttgaattaaaattgaaggaaGAAAAATTTGGATATCGTGCAGGATATATAGCAAATGCAGCAAAAAGTTTAATGAAACTGGGTGGAAAACAATGGCTTTTAAATCTACATGAAGAAAAGAATGTATCATATACTAAAGCTAGAGAACAATTGATTAGTCTTCCAGGAATTGGACCAAAAGTTGCAGATTGTATATGCTTGATGTCGTTGGGTCATTTAGAAGCTATCCCTGTAGATACTCATATATTTCAAATTGCTAGGGCAAATTATTTACCGcatttgaagcaacagaaaacaGTGACTCCAAAAATTCATAAAGAAGTCAGCAGTCATTTACGCGAATTATGGGGACCCTTTGCTGGTTGGGCACAAGCTGTGGTTTTTTGTGCAAAAATTAATCATAATGATACTACTATGCcttcgaaaaaaaaacgtaaaactAGTACAAATGATAAATCTCTAAAACCAAGTTGCAAAAAACGTTGA